Within Oceanicoccus sp. KOV_DT_Chl, the genomic segment CGGCCCCGGAAGGAGGCGCATATACTAATGATTTCATTGAAAAAAACAAGTCTTTTTAAGCAGTTAGCTAAAAAAAATCACTGCCTGTTTATTGACCTAAAGGCCCACTATTTGACTGGCAGATCAGTGCCCCGCAGCGTCATTCCACAGGATTTTGTGTAACTGCAGCTGTAATCGTACTGGCAAATTGTCAGCCAAAATCCATTCTGCCAATTCAGTAGCATTCACCTGACCAAAGCTCGGCGAGAACAATATTTCACCGACCCTGCTGGAAAGTTGGTATTCATCCATTTTAAAACGGGCCCATTCGTAATCAGCCCGATCACAAATGACAAACTTCAATTGATCTTTTGCCGCTAGCAAGGCGATATTTTCGTAACGATTTTTGGACATTTCTTGGGAGGCTGGGGTTTTGAGGTCCATCACGGTGACTACGCGCGGATCAACACCTTCGAGGCTAATTGCGCCACTGGTCTCTAGAGATACCTCGTAGCCCTGATCACACAGCGCTGTAAGTAACGGGAGGCAATTGGGTTGCGCCAGAGGCTCACCGCCAGTGACGGTAATATAACGCGGCTTATAGCTTGCTGCTTTTTCGACGATAGCTGCCAGCGACATTTTATCGCCACCATGAAAGGCGTATTCGGTATCACAGTAACCACAGCGCAAAGGGCAGCCGGTTAATCTAATAAAAACCGTCGGCAAACCAACCGTGCGGGTTTCACCCTGTAGCGAATAAAATATTTCAGTGATACGTAAATCGGTCATTGGCACTGGTATTCACTAGAGCGCAACCAGGTAATAACCAGGCCGTTTAGAAATTAGCATTGATAAACTGTTTAGCTTTATCGGCTGAGGAAGAATTAGGTCCGTTACTGTATTCAGTCACCACTTGCTCAAGTAGTTCGCGCGCCTTGCTCTTATTGCCTTTCAGATAATACACCTTACCTAATTTATATTTGGCATCCGGTACTTTCGCATTGCCGGGATACTCACTTAACAATAGAGTAAACGACTGTCTGGCGCCTTCAAGATTTTGCGGCTGAATTACCTGGTATAACTCGCCCATCCAGTAATGACTGTTGGGCGCATAACGACCATTAGGAAAATCAACTAAAAATACTTTGAACGCATCTAACGCCTCATCGAAGCGGCGACTGGTCACTAGGCCATAGGCCGCATCATAAGCTTCTTTTTCACCAGCCATTACGCTAGCCTCAACGGCTGGCCGGGTACTGATAGGCCCAATAGCCTTAGCACCTGCGCCAGAGTTGGCATTCTGCGCACCGCCAGCAGTCAGTTCGCCAACACGACGGTCAAGATCAATATAACGCTCCATGTTCTGCTCTTTTACTTGCTTCAGTAAATACGACTGTTCTTCAACAATACCACGCAACTGCATCACTTCTTGTTGCAGTAATTGCAGCTGGTAAAATATTTCACCTTGAGACGACCCGGAGGCCTGTGCTGTGTCTGCACCAGTATTTGCTTGGGCTGGTGGCGACGCAGCTGCACCCACTTGAGAGCGAGAACTGGAATCGATGCTGGCATCAACAATGGGCGCCTGAGCAATACTAACGCTACTAAAAGCAGATACCAAAAAAACAAAAGCCGCACTAAGGGCTAGCGCGGCAGAATGTTTATGCTGAATAGACATAGAGTTTCTTTCTATATGGCTTACGGTATTAAATGCGGTTTTATTACTACCGCTGTGGCAACTATCGTTGATCAAAACACTGCGGTGGCAGAAAGAATTTATCCCAACACCGCAGCGACACGACAGCGAATTAAATTACTTTAATTCAACGCGACGATTCTTGCTCCATGATGCAGCATCAGAACCATTGGCCATTGGGCGCTCTTCGCCATAGCTAACAGTTTCAACGCGGTAGCGATCGACACCATTGATTATTAAATAATTAGCAACTGCGTTAGCACGACGCTCACCCAGAGCCATGTTGTACTCACGAGTACCGCGCTCATCCGCATGACCTTCCAAGCGAACTTTAGCTGTGCTGTTTTTCAAAATTACGACATGAGCATCCAATGCTGCGCGAGTAGCCGCAGATAAGGTTGCTTGATCGAATTCGAAGTAAAAAACAGTTTCCAGATTGGCAGCAGCTTCAGCAGCGGCTCTCTCTGCAGCAGCTTTTGCAGCGGCAGCTTCAGCAGCAGCTTGCTCTGCAGCAGCGGCTTCAGCAGCAGCGGCTTCAGCAGCACTATCGTCAGTGCTGTTAGAAGCACAGCCGACTAATATAATAGAGGCAAAAATTGCACTCAGCAGTTGGGTCTTTTTGATATCCATGATCAGTCCTAAATGGTTGGTTGTTAAAGGGATCAATTATTAGCGTCAGCCCTATTAGCTGACGGCTTGAGCTATAGTCTAGTCGTTAATCGACAAGTGAGCTATAGCCTAAGACCTATATAATGCAACGATGTTAACTCTATTTCGCGCATTTTACGGTGATCAGGCAAAAAGTCACTAGTCTTTTGGCATCTCTCCTAAATATTTTTCAGTATAGATTGGTTCAATCCAGATAGGGCGACCAACTGGGCTCGCGTACATCACCAAATCGCGAAGGCAATCTAAACTTAACTCCACCATCAAGCGAGACCGCAGCCAGAATACCTTTGC encodes:
- the queE gene encoding 7-carboxy-7-deazaguanine synthase QueE — its product is MTDLRITEIFYSLQGETRTVGLPTVFIRLTGCPLRCGYCDTEYAFHGGDKMSLAAIVEKAASYKPRYITVTGGEPLAQPNCLPLLTALCDQGYEVSLETSGAISLEGVDPRVVTVMDLKTPASQEMSKNRYENIALLAAKDQLKFVICDRADYEWARFKMDEYQLSSRVGEILFSPSFGQVNATELAEWILADNLPVRLQLQLHKILWNDAAGH
- the pal gene encoding peptidoglycan-associated lipoprotein Pal, whose translation is MDIKKTQLLSAIFASIILVGCASNSTDDSAAEAAAAEAAAAEQAAAEAAAAKAAAERAAAEAAANLETVFYFEFDQATLSAATRAALDAHVVILKNSTAKVRLEGHADERGTREYNMALGERRANAVANYLIINGVDRYRVETVSYGEERPMANGSDAASWSKNRRVELK
- the ybgF gene encoding tol-pal system protein YbgF gives rise to the protein MSIQHKHSAALALSAAFVFLVSAFSSVSIAQAPIVDASIDSSSRSQVGAAASPPAQANTGADTAQASGSSQGEIFYQLQLLQQEVMQLRGIVEEQSYLLKQVKEQNMERYIDLDRRVGELTAGGAQNANSGAGAKAIGPISTRPAVEASVMAGEKEAYDAAYGLVTSRRFDEALDAFKVFLVDFPNGRYAPNSHYWMGELYQVIQPQNLEGARQSFTLLLSEYPGNAKVPDAKYKLGKVYYLKGNKSKARELLEQVVTEYSNGPNSSSADKAKQFINANF